A single Botrytis cinerea B05.10 chromosome 1, complete sequence DNA region contains:
- the Bctrx2 gene encoding Bctrx2 yields the protein MAVHIESSMQFSKLLGSSTIVVSDFYADWCGPCKAIAPTYESLATKHSKPNRVTFTKVNVDNQQSIAQRYGVRAMPTFLIFRSGAVIETIQGADVRKLTTAIENAVKLAGAPKPSFSSPGQTLGGSAPTRSTITRQFSFDRLLHDIIAFFGLYLYSLFSFDAYTAAENSPFNIHKVPAAPAAKTPGGRTGASTQVGKKLGTIADIAGKD from the exons atggCGGTACATATCGAATCTTCTATGCAGTTTAGCAAATTGCTGGGCTCATCAACTATAGTTGTTTCCGATT TTTATGCGGACTGGTGCGGACCCTGCAAAGCCATCGCTCCAACCTATGAATCTTTAGCTACCAAGCACTCGAAGCCAAATCGTGTTACATTTACGAAAGTTAATGTAGACAATCAGCAGTCCATAGCTCAGCGATATGGAGTTAGAGC TATGCCAACCTTCCTCATCTTTCGATCCGGCGCTGTCATCGAAACCATTCAAGGCGCAGATGTTCGTAAGCTCACGACCGCCATCGAGAACGCTGTGAAACTTGCTGGTGCACCAAAGCCATCCTTTTCCAGCCCAGGACAAACACTGGGCGGATCTGCCCCTACGCGCTCCACGATAACCAGACAATTCAGTTTTGATAGGCTACTCCACGATATTATTGCATTTTTCGGACTCTACCTCTATTCCCTGTTCTCATTTGATGCATATACTGCAGCAGAGAACTCGCCATTCAACATTCACAAGGTCCCTGCTGCACCGGCGGCAAAAACGCCCGGTGGAAGAACTGGAGCATCTACTCAGGTCGGAAAGAAACTAGGGACTATCGCTGATATAGCGGGCAAAGACTGA